One Thermicanus aegyptius DSM 12793 DNA segment encodes these proteins:
- a CDS encoding SDR family NAD(P)-dependent oxidoreductase produces the protein MENHRGKVFFITGASSGIGKRIALALAGSGATLLLAARNEKSLTEVANQIRAQGGEAFIYPVDLSRKEEVEKMSRLIQSRFGRVDLLINNAGFGVFDPVVRGDPEDWEKMMTVNYLASVRLIRAFLPQMLSQREGHIINVASIAGKLGSPFFAGYNASKFAIVGFSESLYIELLGTGVNVTTICPGPIDTPFFKDGEMERVLGKRGAKFLLPPEKVVRAILKAIEKKPREVILPRYMKLVIHMKNLFPKAFSFLSARLFPKG, from the coding sequence ATGGAGAATCATCGGGGGAAAGTTTTCTTCATCACAGGCGCTTCCAGCGGCATCGGCAAGCGGATCGCCCTTGCCTTGGCAGGGAGCGGGGCCACTCTTCTACTAGCCGCCCGCAATGAAAAATCCCTAACGGAAGTGGCAAACCAAATTCGCGCCCAGGGAGGAGAAGCCTTCATCTATCCGGTCGATCTGAGCAGGAAAGAGGAGGTGGAAAAAATGAGCCGGCTCATTCAATCCCGCTTTGGCCGAGTGGATCTCCTCATTAATAATGCGGGATTTGGAGTCTTTGATCCGGTGGTTCGTGGTGATCCGGAAGATTGGGAGAAGATGATGACGGTCAATTACCTGGCGTCCGTCCGACTGATCCGCGCCTTTCTCCCCCAGATGCTTTCTCAAAGAGAAGGGCATATCATCAATGTGGCTTCGATCGCAGGCAAGTTAGGCTCGCCCTTTTTCGCCGGGTATAATGCCTCCAAGTTTGCCATCGTCGGTTTTTCCGAAAGCTTATACATCGAATTATTAGGGACAGGCGTAAACGTAACGACCATCTGCCCCGGCCCCATCGACACACCCTTCTTCAAGGATGGGGAGATGGAGCGGGTGTTGGGTAAGCGGGGTGCAAAGTTCCTGCTTCCCCCCGAGAAGGTGGTCAGGGCGATTCTCAAGGCGATCGAGAAAAAGCCCAGGGAAGTGATCCTTCCTCGATACATGAAACTCGTCATTCACATGAAGAACCTCTTTCCTAAGGCATTTTCCTTCCTTTCCGCCCGTCTTTTCCCTAAGGGGTAA
- a CDS encoding THUMP domain-containing class I SAM-dependent RNA methyltransferase, which yields MKSLEYIVPVPMGIEAIVAKELRELGYEKQIVENGKVLFQGGMEAIPRANLWLRTGDRVLIKMAEFHATTFEELFQGTKAIPWEEWLPKEAKFPVLGRSHASQLSSVPACQSIVKKAVVERMREKYHLSWFEETGPLYTIEVSLLKNKALITLDTTGPSLHKRGYRELTAQAPIKETLAASLILLSRWSPDRPFHDPVCGSGTIPIEAALLGRNIAPGLHRTFPSQEWSIVPQRLWDLARGEAKDLARRNLRLEITGTDRDEKVLSLAHYHSRRAGVSETIRFRPLPVKEVTLKGEYGVLIANPPYGERIGGDQEVEDLYRQMGRLYERNPSWSFFVITSHPAFEALFGKKATKNRKLYNGRIETHYYQYFGPFPPRKEEEEA from the coding sequence ATGAAAAGTCTGGAATATATTGTACCGGTTCCGATGGGGATTGAAGCGATTGTGGCGAAGGAATTGAGAGAATTGGGATACGAGAAGCAAATCGTCGAGAATGGCAAAGTTCTTTTTCAGGGAGGGATGGAGGCGATTCCCCGCGCCAATCTCTGGCTTAGAACCGGGGATCGGGTCTTGATCAAAATGGCGGAATTCCATGCAACCACCTTTGAAGAACTCTTTCAAGGGACGAAAGCGATCCCCTGGGAAGAATGGCTTCCTAAAGAGGCGAAATTCCCGGTGTTGGGACGCTCCCATGCCTCTCAATTAAGCAGCGTCCCCGCCTGTCAAAGCATCGTAAAGAAAGCCGTCGTAGAAAGAATGAGGGAAAAATATCACCTCTCCTGGTTTGAGGAAACCGGTCCCCTCTACACCATCGAAGTAAGCCTCCTTAAGAATAAAGCGCTCATCACGTTGGACACCACAGGTCCCAGCCTCCACAAGCGGGGATACCGGGAGCTTACCGCCCAAGCTCCCATCAAAGAGACACTGGCCGCATCTCTTATCCTTTTAAGCCGCTGGAGTCCCGATCGTCCCTTTCACGATCCGGTTTGTGGCTCCGGGACGATTCCCATCGAAGCGGCCCTCCTTGGGCGAAACATCGCCCCCGGCCTACATCGAACCTTTCCCTCCCAAGAATGGAGCATCGTGCCCCAACGTCTCTGGGACCTGGCCAGGGGAGAGGCAAAAGATCTGGCGCGAAGAAATCTTCGCCTGGAAATCACCGGGACAGACCGGGATGAGAAAGTTCTCTCCTTGGCCCATTATCACAGCCGGCGGGCCGGGGTGAGTGAAACCATCCGTTTTCGTCCTTTGCCTGTGAAAGAGGTCACCTTAAAAGGGGAGTATGGGGTCTTGATCGCCAATCCCCCTTATGGAGAACGGATCGGAGGGGATCAAGAGGTGGAAGATTTGTATCGGCAGATGGGGCGGCTCTATGAGAGAAACCCGTCGTGGTCATTCTTCGTCATTACCTCCCATCCTGCTTTTGAAGCCCTGTTTGGGAAAAAAGCGACCAAAAACCGAAAACTATACAACGGGAGGATAGAAACCCACTATTATCAATATTTCGGCCCCTTCCCCCCCAGAAAAGAGGAAGAAGAGGCCTAA
- the zwf gene encoding glucose-6-phosphate dehydrogenase, which yields MKRNESHPAAVLLFGATGDLAKRKLYPALYSLYKQGILSHDFAVIGLARSPLTREEYHRRVKDSIARHSRFSLPGQEEWAAFAKHFFYQSLDIHDKAGFETLQTTLIQLDEHFSLKGNRIFYLSMAPDFFGLIAKNLHTAGLTRTNGWKRLVIEKPFGHDLSSAEQLNQEIREVFAEEEIYRIDHYLGKEMVQNIEVIRFANSIFEPVWNNRYIDNVQITSSETVGVEERGGYYEKAGALRDMVQNHILQMVAMVAMEPPSRLQTEAIRDEKVKVLRSLRRYEGDAVLQNVVSGQYTEGKIGEEIVPAYRQEAKVAPDSVTETYVAAKLMVDNFRWAGVPFYVRTGKRMAVKSTEITVQFKNPPMNLYFEKSGELGPNLLTIHIQPDEGMTLHLNAKRPGTAGGVFPIAMEVSKDSGIGYNSPEAYERLLHDILHGDTTNFTRWDEVAGAWEWVDPITQVLRDTGGKQLHFYAAGTMGPEAAHELLRKDGVDWWPLTPADRPCSPVKEGLPHEL from the coding sequence ATGAAAAGAAATGAAAGTCATCCAGCAGCGGTGCTCCTCTTTGGGGCAACCGGAGATTTGGCAAAGAGGAAGCTCTATCCCGCCCTCTACAGCCTATATAAACAAGGGATATTATCCCATGACTTTGCCGTCATCGGCCTGGCCAGAAGTCCTCTTACCCGAGAGGAGTACCATCGGCGGGTAAAAGACTCGATTGCCCGCCACTCCCGCTTCTCCTTACCGGGGCAAGAAGAGTGGGCGGCGTTTGCGAAACATTTTTTTTATCAATCCCTTGATATACACGATAAAGCGGGATTTGAAACGTTGCAAACGACGCTAATCCAATTGGATGAACATTTTTCCTTAAAGGGAAATCGCATTTTTTACTTATCGATGGCACCCGACTTTTTTGGATTGATTGCCAAAAATCTCCATACTGCAGGCCTCACCCGGACAAATGGGTGGAAGCGATTGGTGATTGAAAAGCCCTTTGGCCATGATCTTTCTTCGGCCGAACAATTGAATCAAGAGATCCGGGAGGTTTTCGCGGAGGAGGAGATTTATAGAATCGATCATTATCTGGGAAAAGAGATGGTTCAAAATATCGAAGTGATTCGCTTTGCCAATTCCATCTTCGAACCGGTATGGAACAATCGATACATCGACAATGTTCAGATCACATCCAGCGAAACGGTGGGAGTCGAGGAGCGGGGTGGTTATTACGAGAAGGCGGGGGCGCTGCGTGACATGGTACAGAACCATATTCTGCAGATGGTGGCCATGGTGGCCATGGAGCCGCCGAGCCGCCTTCAGACCGAGGCGATTCGGGATGAAAAGGTGAAGGTGCTCCGCTCGCTGCGCCGGTATGAGGGGGATGCGGTCCTACAAAATGTGGTGAGCGGTCAATATACGGAAGGAAAGATTGGGGAAGAGATCGTTCCGGCTTATCGCCAGGAGGCCAAGGTAGCCCCCGACTCCGTCACCGAAACCTATGTGGCGGCGAAATTGATGGTGGATAATTTTCGTTGGGCAGGCGTTCCCTTCTACGTTCGTACAGGGAAGAGGATGGCGGTAAAATCGACGGAGATTACCGTTCAGTTTAAGAATCCTCCCATGAACCTCTATTTTGAAAAGAGCGGGGAGCTGGGACCGAACCTTCTTACCATTCACATTCAACCGGATGAAGGAATGACCTTACATCTGAACGCCAAGCGGCCAGGTACGGCGGGTGGGGTCTTTCCCATCGCCATGGAGGTTAGCAAAGACAGCGGGATCGGCTATAACTCCCCGGAAGCCTACGAACGCCTCCTTCACGACATCCTGCACGGGGATACCACCAATTTTACCCGTTGGGATGAGGTGGCCGGGGCATGGGAGTGGGTGGATCCGATTACCCAAGTTTTGCGGGATACGGGAGGAAAGCAGCTACACTTTTACGCCGCCGGAACGATGGGGCCTGAAGCGGCCCATGAATTATTGCGGAAGGATGGCGTCGATTGGTGGCCGCTTACCCCGGCGGATCGCCCTTGTTCCCCGGTGAAGGAGGGATTGCCCCATGAACTATAA
- the cysK gene encoding cysteine synthase A, which translates to MRVVHHIYELIGHTPLVKLNRLTTKEDADVYVKLEYFNPSGSVKDRAAYWMLQTAEEKGLISPGRSTLIEPTSGNTGIGLAMNAAAKGYRLIIVMPDNSTEERIKLLKAYGAEVYLTPAAEKMPGSIRKAQELAAEIPDSFIPMQFENPANPEIHRLTTAKEIIEQIREIGGHLEGFIASSGTGGTITGTGERLKEVFPQLFIGVVEPEGSPVLSGGKPGPHKLVGTSPGFIPPILNQNIYDEIFRIKDEDAYETTRRLAREEGILVGPSSGATVYASLLLAKRLGPGKNVVCIAPDTGERYLSSDLFQQ; encoded by the coding sequence GTGCGTGTGGTTCATCATATTTACGAGCTGATTGGACATACTCCGTTGGTGAAGCTAAACCGCCTCACTACAAAGGAGGATGCCGATGTTTACGTCAAGTTGGAATATTTCAATCCGAGCGGCAGCGTGAAGGATCGAGCCGCCTATTGGATGCTGCAAACCGCAGAGGAAAAGGGGCTCATCAGCCCTGGGAGAAGCACCCTCATCGAACCGACCTCGGGAAACACCGGGATCGGACTTGCGATGAACGCGGCGGCAAAAGGGTATCGGCTGATCATCGTCATGCCGGATAACAGCACGGAGGAGAGGATTAAACTCTTAAAAGCATACGGTGCGGAGGTCTACTTAACCCCTGCGGCAGAGAAGATGCCCGGCTCCATCCGGAAGGCACAGGAACTGGCGGCGGAGATTCCGGATAGCTTCATCCCCATGCAGTTTGAAAACCCGGCAAACCCGGAGATTCACCGTCTCACGACGGCGAAAGAAATCATTGAACAGATCAGAGAGATCGGAGGCCATCTGGAAGGGTTTATCGCCTCATCCGGAACCGGCGGCACCATTACCGGTACGGGGGAGAGATTGAAAGAGGTCTTCCCTCAGCTTTTCATCGGTGTGGTGGAGCCGGAAGGATCGCCGGTCTTATCCGGAGGGAAACCGGGCCCGCATAAACTGGTGGGGACAAGCCCGGGTTTTATTCCTCCTATTTTGAATCAGAACATTTATGATGAAATTTTCCGAATCAAGGATGAAGATGCGTATGAAACGACGAGGAGGTTGGCTCGGGAAGAAGGGATCCTCGTGGGCCCCTCTTCGGGAGCGACGGTTTATGCCTCGCTGCTTTTGGCCAAACGGTTGGGTCCGGGCAAAAATGTGGTTTGCATCGCCCCGGACACGGGTGAACGATACTTATCCAGCGACCTTTTTCAACAGTAG
- a CDS encoding ECF transporter S component, producing MSQKRLVRVVTISMMGAVAFLMMYFEFPLPTFPVFLKIDFSEIPALVVGLIFGPWAGVGVEGMKNLIHYMVKGSETGIPIGQLANFAAGGLFVYLVSVLYQKGRNMRGLILGLAVATIAMSALMSISNYYILFPAYAYFLHFPLQEEELLKTVLFGIAPFNLIKGFILSVLTVLLYSKLGDFIREKKAIFSTR from the coding sequence ATGTCACAAAAGCGGTTGGTCAGGGTTGTTACGATATCGATGATGGGAGCGGTCGCCTTTCTCATGATGTATTTCGAGTTTCCCCTTCCTACCTTTCCCGTCTTTCTGAAGATTGATTTTAGCGAGATCCCTGCTCTCGTGGTCGGACTGATCTTTGGCCCTTGGGCCGGGGTAGGCGTGGAAGGAATGAAAAACCTGATTCACTATATGGTGAAGGGAAGCGAAACGGGAATCCCGATTGGCCAATTGGCCAATTTTGCGGCGGGAGGATTGTTCGTCTACCTCGTTTCCGTTCTTTATCAAAAGGGGAGGAACATGCGAGGGTTGATCCTGGGATTAGCTGTGGCGACCATTGCCATGTCGGCTCTTATGTCCATCTCCAACTATTACATTCTCTTCCCTGCTTATGCTTATTTCCTTCACTTTCCCCTTCAAGAAGAGGAGCTTTTAAAAACGGTTTTGTTCGGGATTGCTCCTTTTAACCTCATCAAAGGATTCATTCTTTCGGTTTTGACCGTTCTCCTTTATTCTAAGCTGGGAGATTTCATTCGAGAAAAAAAGGCCATCTTTTCCACGAGATAA
- a CDS encoding cyclase family protein codes for MNYKLYDISQPIFEGMPVYKNKMEKQPRIEVVQDFPASSARESRLHLDAHTGTHVDAPLHMIPGGEDFGSISLQDLVGPCRVLDLTQAEDHIGKEDLLPHGIQKGEFLLLKTKNSETDSFRPDFIFLREDGAEYLAETGVRGIGIDALGIERSQPGHPTHKRLFRQGILIVEGLRLKEVPEGDYFMVIAPLHLLTTEAAPARALLLQFEPPVSGT; via the coding sequence ATGAACTATAAGCTCTACGACATCTCCCAACCCATCTTTGAAGGGATGCCCGTTTACAAGAATAAAATGGAGAAGCAGCCCCGCATTGAGGTGGTTCAGGATTTCCCGGCCTCCTCAGCCCGGGAGAGCCGCCTTCATCTGGATGCCCATACGGGAACCCATGTGGATGCTCCCCTTCATATGATTCCAGGAGGGGAGGACTTTGGGAGCATCTCACTGCAAGATTTGGTTGGACCATGCCGAGTACTTGATTTGACGCAGGCAGAGGATCATATCGGGAAGGAAGATCTCCTTCCCCACGGGATTCAAAAGGGGGAATTTCTCCTTTTGAAGACGAAGAATTCGGAGACCGATTCTTTCCGGCCCGACTTTATCTTCTTACGTGAAGATGGGGCGGAGTATCTGGCGGAAACGGGAGTGAGGGGGATTGGAATCGACGCCCTTGGCATCGAACGAAGTCAGCCGGGGCACCCCACCCACAAACGCCTCTTTCGCCAAGGGATTTTGATCGTGGAAGGGCTTCGCCTCAAAGAGGTTCCGGAAGGGGATTACTTCATGGTTATTGCCCCCCTTCACCTCCTTACGACGGAGGCGGCACCGGCAAGAGCCCTCCTTCTTCAGTTCGAGCCCCCTGTTTCCGGGACGTAG
- the asnB gene encoding asparagine synthase (glutamine-hydrolyzing), translating to MCGISGWIDWVNDPGGQTDTLEEMNERISPRGPDDAGFWAKGPAAFTHRRLVVVDPAGGKQPMIRAKEGRLYVLVYNGELYNTEELRRELREKGYSFEGHSDTEVLLLSYIEWGPACVERLNGIYAFAIWDEGREQLFMARDRIGVKPLFYYETPHGLIFASEIKALLANPLVPSRIDGEGLAEIFALGPGRTPGVGVFRGIKEVLPGDSILFDRNGLRIIPYWRLESKPHEDDLEKTIATVRELVLDAVERQLVSDVPVCSFLSGGLDSSAISAVASRYYQERRGEVLHTFSVDYVENDRYFRKNEFQPNPDAPWVEKMVRYLGTHHHPVLIDTPELYESLFPALIARDLPGMTDVDSSLLLFSAEIKKWATVALSGECADEIFAGYPWFFREDLITAPTFPWSVKLKDRIRYLSPELVEAIRPEEYVAHRYEEALSEVPRLPGESEQEARMREIQYLSLTRWMPVLLDRKDRMSMAVGLEVRVPFADHRIVEYLWNVPWEWKALHGREKGLLRAALTGILPAEVLERKKSPYPKTHNPSYLAAVKQGMYRLLDDPHSPILPLIHRKEVMKLLEEATPESHLPWFGQLMNVPQLFAYLIQVNAWLKEYRVEITL from the coding sequence ATGTGCGGAATATCGGGTTGGATTGATTGGGTGAATGACCCCGGGGGACAGACGGACACCTTGGAGGAGATGAATGAACGGATCAGCCCCCGAGGCCCCGATGATGCGGGATTTTGGGCGAAGGGGCCAGCCGCCTTTACGCATCGCCGCCTGGTGGTGGTAGACCCCGCAGGGGGAAAGCAGCCGATGATCCGGGCAAAAGAGGGACGACTCTATGTCCTCGTGTACAACGGGGAATTGTATAATACGGAGGAGTTGCGCCGGGAACTTCGCGAAAAGGGCTATTCCTTCGAAGGGCATTCGGATACGGAAGTCCTCCTCCTCTCATACATCGAATGGGGTCCTGCGTGCGTTGAGCGCTTGAACGGCATCTATGCCTTTGCCATTTGGGATGAGGGAAGGGAACAGCTCTTCATGGCCCGGGACCGGATCGGGGTAAAGCCCCTCTTCTACTATGAAACGCCCCATGGCCTGATCTTCGCCTCAGAGATCAAGGCCCTTCTCGCCAATCCCCTCGTTCCCAGCCGAATCGATGGGGAGGGATTGGCCGAGATCTTCGCACTGGGACCGGGGCGGACACCGGGAGTGGGTGTCTTCCGGGGAATAAAGGAGGTTTTACCAGGAGATTCGATTCTTTTTGATCGAAACGGACTACGAATCATCCCCTATTGGCGTTTGGAAAGCAAACCCCATGAAGATGACCTGGAGAAAACCATCGCCACCGTGAGAGAACTGGTACTGGATGCGGTGGAGCGGCAGCTCGTCTCCGATGTTCCCGTATGCTCCTTTCTCTCCGGGGGCTTGGACTCCAGCGCCATCTCCGCCGTCGCCTCCCGCTACTATCAGGAGCGTCGGGGAGAGGTCCTCCATACCTTCTCCGTCGATTATGTGGAGAACGACCGCTACTTTAGGAAAAATGAATTCCAGCCCAACCCCGACGCCCCCTGGGTGGAGAAGATGGTCCGTTACCTCGGTACCCATCATCATCCGGTTCTCATCGACACCCCGGAACTATACGAATCTCTCTTTCCCGCCCTGATCGCCCGGGATCTCCCGGGAATGACCGATGTGGATTCTTCCCTCCTCCTCTTCAGCGCGGAAATTAAGAAGTGGGCAACCGTCGCCCTCTCCGGCGAATGCGCCGACGAGATTTTCGCCGGTTACCCCTGGTTCTTCCGGGAGGATCTCATCACCGCCCCCACCTTCCCCTGGTCGGTGAAGCTGAAGGACCGCATTCGCTACCTCTCTCCCGAATTGGTGGAAGCGATTCGTCCGGAAGAATATGTGGCACATCGGTATGAGGAGGCACTGAGCGAAGTTCCCCGCCTCCCCGGAGAATCGGAACAGGAAGCCCGTATGCGGGAGATTCAATACCTAAGCCTCACCCGCTGGATGCCTGTCCTCCTCGACCGGAAAGACCGGATGAGCATGGCGGTCGGCCTTGAAGTCCGCGTTCCCTTCGCCGACCACCGCATCGTGGAATACCTGTGGAATGTTCCGTGGGAGTGGAAGGCTCTCCACGGGAGGGAAAAGGGGCTCCTCCGCGCCGCTCTTACGGGAATCCTCCCGGCCGAAGTGCTGGAGCGGAAGAAGAGCCCTTATCCCAAGACCCATAATCCTTCTTATCTCGCCGCGGTAAAACAGGGAATGTACCGGCTGCTGGACGATCCCCACTCTCCGATCCTTCCCCTGATTCACCGGAAAGAAGTGATGAAATTGCTTGAGGAAGCCACACCGGAAAGCCACCTCCCCTGGTTCGGCCAATTGATGAACGTTCCCCAACTCTTCGCCTATCTCATCCAGGTGAACGCTTGGCTGAAGGAATATCGGGTGGAAATCACTCTCTGA
- the sleB gene encoding spore cortex-lytic enzyme, with protein MKKQAKVLFLLTLLLITFLPSLAEANPLLGYGDQQGFVYDLQHRLNQLGFFTGRQDGRFGKETYQAVLRFQKDYGLKADGLVGDKTWRALYSRTFTEEEIRLLTRVVHAEANGEPYAGQVAVAAVILNRLESPDFPKSIKGIIYEPYAFESVANGTIWQTPDATARRAVYDAIRGYDPTHGALFFFNPATAKSKWIWSRKPLATIGHHIFAA; from the coding sequence ATGAAGAAACAGGCCAAGGTTCTTTTTCTTTTAACACTTCTTCTCATCACCTTTTTGCCCAGCTTGGCGGAGGCAAATCCCCTTTTGGGGTATGGTGATCAACAGGGGTTTGTTTACGACCTGCAGCATCGGTTAAATCAATTGGGGTTTTTTACGGGCAGACAAGATGGGCGGTTTGGCAAAGAAACCTACCAAGCGGTCCTCCGTTTCCAGAAAGATTATGGGCTTAAGGCGGATGGACTCGTCGGGGATAAAACGTGGAGAGCGCTCTATTCTCGCACCTTTACCGAAGAGGAGATCCGGCTTCTGACCCGGGTCGTCCATGCGGAAGCAAATGGAGAGCCTTATGCGGGTCAAGTGGCGGTGGCGGCGGTTATCTTAAACCGTCTCGAATCACCTGACTTTCCCAAAAGCATTAAGGGAATCATCTATGAACCCTATGCTTTTGAATCGGTGGCCAACGGAACCATTTGGCAAACTCCCGATGCAACGGCCAGAAGAGCGGTCTACGATGCGATTCGGGGGTATGATCCCACGCACGGTGCTCTCTTTTTCTTTAACCCGGCTACGGCCAAATCGAAATGGATTTGGTCCAGGAAACCGTTGGCCACCATTGGTCATCACATCTTCGCGGCCTGA
- a CDS encoding DUF2325 domain-containing protein: MSKVIYRKLKEQFEELELEEDYQKFKETIEEEVKVNHPLKWVNALIKEMTDAEKRQFAKMIQMQNIRMKKAISELLLYKEVAMLCKSGSEMGYSSKKRCILAIMQIIQPILDEEKDLDGFIQRKSEWVSRYGIWHYYWALYFHPQRGTEEWKRELQNIEDSVQQHEGGPPESEEESESEREGSSGEPREKESPAQDDEKEIKIGKLEKKIKKEMEIRVALEKELDQKRKELNRSERELHVLREEVKRLQERNRMREEEMERLLKEWGEEKKRGVSKQQEWYEERGQLLQENKQLKQQLEAKGNEIQTELQLRDKEIQKLRQEANRLQKPKSRDELIDGLKGSLYQEVAQLTQILAKGEEGEERRVRDRLRLHLDFLDLLDEYRGKLEKANRPIPKQVEPVKGLESDVMIIPEEREEEEEKNLSGEVLPSVPVEPLTGIFYRRDHGGYIELEDGKSFSISESLVLNIGLEHGAGVACTPMGNGRYHIKLLYPGDDGASQVKKYFGYVELGEYHKWYCVDHSNPENRFLIHLKDLNILQPQDGTPCTFNVFEGSKIARISRLYSFPVEEEVEGGGVDSRGEPKPSRIPSKRIEEETEEERKIIPFLQGCRIAIVGGQRKWFEDVVLETGAELIHDDGQTPERIYADLKRSNALFFLLTANSHRATWGCMEIAKEYDIPHYIIRGSKSNLRAMLWEHREEIQNSSETNSKSGT, from the coding sequence ATGTCAAAAGTGATCTACCGAAAGTTAAAAGAACAGTTTGAGGAACTTGAGCTAGAAGAAGATTACCAAAAATTCAAAGAAACCATAGAAGAAGAAGTGAAGGTAAATCATCCATTAAAATGGGTCAATGCACTCATCAAGGAGATGACAGATGCTGAAAAGCGCCAGTTTGCCAAAATGATACAGATGCAAAACATCAGGATGAAGAAAGCGATTTCAGAATTGCTCCTTTATAAGGAGGTGGCCATGCTTTGCAAGAGCGGATCAGAAATGGGTTATTCTTCAAAGAAGAGATGCATTTTAGCGATCATGCAAATTATACAACCGATCTTGGATGAGGAGAAGGACCTGGACGGATTCATCCAAAGAAAGAGCGAATGGGTCTCCCGGTATGGAATATGGCACTATTATTGGGCTCTATATTTCCATCCGCAAAGAGGAACGGAAGAATGGAAAAGGGAATTACAGAATATAGAAGACTCGGTTCAACAACATGAAGGAGGTCCTCCTGAATCGGAGGAGGAGAGCGAGTCGGAGAGAGAGGGTTCTTCCGGGGAGCCAAGGGAGAAGGAGTCTCCTGCCCAGGATGATGAGAAAGAGATTAAAATCGGAAAACTGGAGAAGAAAATAAAAAAAGAGATGGAAATCAGGGTAGCCCTGGAAAAAGAACTGGACCAAAAGCGAAAGGAATTAAATCGGAGCGAACGGGAACTCCATGTTCTGAGAGAAGAGGTAAAGAGACTTCAGGAGAGAAACCGGATGAGAGAGGAAGAGATGGAGAGATTGCTCAAAGAATGGGGGGAAGAAAAAAAGAGGGGGGTTTCCAAACAACAAGAATGGTATGAAGAACGGGGCCAACTGCTCCAAGAAAATAAGCAGCTAAAGCAGCAGCTCGAAGCCAAAGGAAACGAAATTCAGACCGAACTCCAATTACGGGACAAGGAAATTCAAAAATTACGCCAGGAAGCAAACCGCTTGCAAAAGCCTAAGAGCCGTGATGAGCTGATCGACGGGCTCAAAGGATCTCTCTATCAGGAGGTGGCGCAACTTACCCAGATTCTTGCGAAAGGAGAAGAAGGAGAAGAGCGGCGCGTCCGGGATCGCCTTCGCCTCCATCTGGACTTCCTCGATCTTCTCGATGAGTACAGGGGGAAACTCGAAAAAGCGAATCGGCCCATCCCAAAGCAAGTAGAACCTGTAAAGGGGCTGGAATCGGATGTAATGATCATCCCCGAGGAAAGAGAAGAGGAGGAAGAAAAAAACCTTAGCGGGGAAGTGCTGCCGTCCGTTCCAGTGGAGCCTCTGACGGGCATTTTTTACCGGAGGGATCATGGGGGATACATCGAACTGGAGGATGGGAAGAGCTTTAGCATCTCCGAATCTTTGGTGTTAAATATCGGTTTGGAGCATGGGGCGGGCGTGGCCTGTACGCCGATGGGCAACGGACGGTATCATATCAAGCTCCTTTACCCCGGGGACGATGGCGCCTCCCAAGTGAAAAAATATTTCGGCTATGTGGAATTGGGAGAATATCACAAGTGGTATTGCGTCGATCATAGCAATCCTGAGAACCGCTTCCTCATTCACCTGAAAGACCTCAATATCTTGCAACCCCAAGATGGGACCCCCTGTACGTTTAATGTATTCGAAGGAAGTAAAATCGCGAGGATTTCCCGCCTGTATAGCTTTCCGGTGGAAGAGGAGGTGGAGGGAGGAGGGGTTGATTCGAGGGGAGAACCGAAACCCTCCCGTATCCCTTCCAAAAGAATCGAGGAAGAAACAGAAGAGGAGAGGAAGATCATCCCCTTCCTTCAGGGTTGCCGGATTGCGATTGTGGGAGGACAGCGGAAGTGGTTTGAGGATGTGGTGTTAGAGACGGGAGCGGAATTGATTCATGATGACGGACAGACGCCGGAGAGGATTTATGCGGATCTGAAACGGTCCAATGCTCTCTTTTTTCTTCTGACGGCAAATTCTCACAGAGCAACCTGGGGTTGCATGGAGATCGCAAAGGAGTATGATATCCCCCATTATATTATTCGAGGTTCGAAATCGAACTTGCGGGCGATGTTATGGGAGCACCGAGAGGAGATTCAAAACAGCAGTGAGACCAATTCGAAATCGGGTACTTGA